In one window of Desulfonatronum thioautotrophicum DNA:
- a CDS encoding sigma-54-dependent Fis family transcriptional regulator has protein sequence MPSRAVTLDNLALCLDTLKEILDQMQPDVHLETSLKSVLQVLSHNLGYVRNFLAIYDSETHSLKLSLTHGPQKPSQVSYGEGQGVTGQVLSTGEAIIVPVISGHPEFLNWAFGRGKEEMDALAFVCVPVVQEEREGKNREILGVLSVDLPTAPMQVLQTHCRFLEVVARIIAHRVARLQEDMARQQHLMEQGLSVYDPGFSPKNIVHASKSMRLVLQQIAQVAPSRATVLLRGESGTGKELLAEAIHTASPRAAQPLIRLNCAALPAELVESELFGHEKGAFTGAVQSKKGRFELAHQGTLFLDEIGELSLDAQAKVLRAIQEKEIQRLGSEQTIIVDTRLVCATNRPLEDLLTTGQFREDLFYRINVFPVYVQPLRERREDILPLAEHFLHAFAKEYGKQIKRISTPAVDLLTQYHWPGNARELRNCLERAVLLCTEEVIRTYHLPPTLQTAESSATDTDLSFGEAVAKFEQEILVDALKKARGNMLQAARELRISYRIVNYKIKKYGIEPKKFATKVAGK, from the coding sequence ATGCCCTCCCGAGCCGTTACACTGGACAATCTTGCTCTGTGTCTGGACACCCTGAAGGAAATTCTGGATCAGATGCAGCCGGATGTGCACCTGGAAACCAGCCTGAAATCCGTCCTTCAGGTTCTTTCCCACAATTTGGGGTATGTGCGCAATTTTCTGGCCATCTACGACTCGGAGACCCATAGCCTGAAGCTCAGCCTGACCCACGGCCCCCAGAAGCCGTCCCAGGTTTCCTACGGCGAAGGCCAGGGGGTCACTGGCCAGGTCCTGTCCACGGGCGAAGCCATCATTGTTCCGGTCATCAGTGGACATCCGGAATTCCTGAACTGGGCCTTCGGTAGAGGCAAGGAGGAGATGGACGCCCTGGCCTTTGTCTGCGTCCCCGTAGTCCAGGAAGAGCGGGAAGGAAAAAACCGGGAGATTCTCGGCGTGCTCAGCGTGGACCTGCCCACCGCGCCGATGCAGGTTTTGCAGACTCATTGCCGCTTTCTGGAGGTGGTGGCCCGGATTATCGCCCACCGAGTGGCCAGGCTCCAGGAGGACATGGCTAGACAGCAGCATCTCATGGAGCAGGGGCTGTCTGTTTACGATCCGGGGTTTTCGCCGAAAAATATCGTGCATGCCTCAAAAAGCATGCGCCTCGTCCTGCAGCAGATTGCCCAGGTGGCTCCCAGCCGGGCCACGGTTTTGCTCCGGGGGGAGTCCGGGACCGGCAAGGAATTGCTGGCCGAAGCCATCCACACGGCCAGCCCTCGCGCCGCCCAACCGCTGATCCGGCTGAACTGCGCGGCCCTGCCCGCGGAGCTGGTGGAGAGCGAGCTGTTCGGCCATGAAAAGGGAGCCTTCACCGGCGCGGTTCAAAGCAAAAAGGGCCGTTTTGAACTGGCCCACCAGGGGACCTTGTTCCTGGATGAAATCGGCGAGCTGAGCCTGGACGCCCAGGCCAAGGTGTTGCGGGCCATTCAGGAAAAGGAAATCCAGCGCCTGGGCAGCGAGCAGACCATCATCGTGGACACCAGGCTGGTCTGCGCCACGAATCGCCCCCTGGAAGATCTGTTGACCACGGGGCAGTTCCGCGAGGACCTGTTTTACCGGATCAATGTTTTCCCCGTTTATGTCCAGCCCCTGCGGGAACGCCGGGAGGACATCCTGCCCTTGGCCGAACACTTCCTGCATGCCTTTGCCAAGGAATACGGCAAGCAGATCAAGCGGATTTCCACACCGGCAGTGGATCTGTTGACCCAGTATCACTGGCCCGGCAACGCCCGGGAACTGCGCAACTGCCTGGAACGGGCCGTGTTGTTGTGCACCGAGGAGGTCATCCGCACCTACCACCTTCCCCCGACCCTCCAGACCGCCGAGAGCTCGGCTACGGACACCGATCTCTCTTTTGGCGAGGCCGTGGCCAAGTTCGAGCAGGAAATCCTGGTCGACGCCCTGAAAAAAGCCCGAGGCAACATGCTCCAGGCAGCACGAGAGTTGCGCATCAGCTACCGGATCGTGAACTACAAAATCAAAAAATACGGCATCGAACCCAAGAAATTCGCCACCAAGGTCGCCGGCAAGTAA
- a CDS encoding indolepyruvate oxidoreductase subunit beta yields MSRVRIFFTGVGGQGTVTATRLLAQAALDEGIPVVAGEVHGMAQRGGIVESTVLMGGYVNPRISPGEADVLLGFEPLETLRALPYLAPEGLILSSSEQLPPVSVCCGREQSPPFESMERMVRECTPHVHFLPCQRLGVEAGALQAGNLALLGALCVLNRLPFGLERMEKTVRASLAPKLVEANVKALHLGAAAVA; encoded by the coding sequence ATGTCCCGTGTACGTATTTTTTTTACCGGCGTAGGTGGACAGGGCACGGTCACGGCGACCCGTCTGCTGGCCCAGGCCGCTCTGGATGAAGGCATTCCGGTCGTGGCCGGGGAAGTGCACGGCATGGCCCAGCGCGGCGGCATCGTGGAGTCCACGGTGCTCATGGGCGGATACGTCAACCCCCGGATCAGCCCGGGCGAGGCTGACGTGCTGTTGGGATTCGAACCGTTGGAGACCCTGCGCGCCCTGCCCTATCTTGCTCCCGAAGGCCTGATCCTGAGCAGCAGCGAGCAGCTGCCCCCGGTCAGCGTCTGCTGTGGGCGGGAGCAGTCTCCACCTTTTGAATCCATGGAGCGCATGGTCCGGGAATGTACGCCGCATGTGCATTTTTTACCTTGTCAGCGCCTGGGGGTGGAAGCCGGAGCGTTACAAGCCGGCAACCTGGCCTTGCTTGGCGCCCTGTGCGTCCTGAACCGTCTGCCCTTTGGCTTGGAGCGCATGGAGAAGACCGTCAGGGCGTCTCTGGCGCCCAAATTGGTGGAAGCCAACGTCAAGGCCCTGCATCTCGGTGCCGCGGCCGTGGCCTGA
- a CDS encoding J domain-containing protein: MFKRCTRTLRVSPDATMEDVRQAFVKLARRWPPEHFPARFTEIKHCTDVLNLDDSVLEELLNRTLRSDVIDVFVGLLPDTASSPEDVTTNASELDIPAFMELLNPGRRREIMLECLEQISDGTVFYRR, translated from the coding sequence ATGTTCAAGCGATGCACCCGCACCCTGCGCGTTTCTCCGGACGCCACCATGGAGGATGTCAGACAGGCCTTCGTCAAGCTGGCCAGGCGATGGCCGCCGGAACATTTTCCGGCCCGGTTCACGGAAATCAAGCACTGTACCGACGTGCTCAATCTGGATGACTCGGTCCTGGAAGAATTGCTGAACAGGACCTTGAGGTCCGATGTGATCGATGTATTTGTCGGTTTGTTACCCGATACCGCCAGCTCCCCAGAGGACGTTACGACGAACGCCTCGGAACTCGACATCCCCGCGTTTATGGAGCTGCTCAATCCGGGCCGTCGGCGGGAAATCATGTTGGAGTGTCTGGAACAGATTTCGGACGGGACGGTTTTTTATAGGAGATGA
- the iorA gene encoding indolepyruvate ferredoxin oxidoreductase subunit alpha encodes MEILLSGQAGEKHLLLGNEAIVRGALEAGVSFVSCYPGTPSSEVPDTFFRLSDKGQYGFEYSANEKVALEVGIGATLGGASTLVTMKHVGVNVAADPLMSVAYFGAPGGLVLLSADDPGCHSSQNEQDNRYYARLAGMPCLEPSSAQEMKDMTKVAMDLSRQFEQPVMLRTSTRVNHQRGEVVFGDMQPPVQGAPFVSDPRRFVIVPAVARARHKILLQKLEELRQEAEKSPLNTVSGQGDAGCISSGISRVYLKDALTDLDLLGKVQVLELGFSYPLPVKKIESFLRGLSKVIIVEEGEPILETEISALAHRLGISVEIHGKSEHLPHFDEYSSLIVKQGLSAALGMPQDAVKPCPTPQGLPMRPPNMCPGCPHRAAFYSVREVFGDEALYSSDIGCYTLGVLPPLRAADTCVCMGASISTGTGLSKVSGRTVVAYIGDSTFFHSGITGLANAVFNHHDILVVILDNKTTAMTGQQPHPGVEHTSKGPNTARVDILALVKACGVEHVRVQNPLNMKATKEVLEELKALSGVRVLIAEEPCPLFARRVLGRKRPATAVVEEGCDGCNECMDHLACPAFFTQDGKMAINPDQCNGCMFCVQLCDHIKPRKRS; translated from the coding sequence ATGGAAATTCTTCTTTCAGGCCAGGCCGGTGAAAAACATCTGCTGTTAGGCAACGAGGCCATTGTCCGCGGGGCCCTGGAGGCTGGAGTCAGTTTTGTGTCCTGCTATCCTGGGACCCCGTCGTCCGAAGTTCCGGATACGTTTTTTCGGCTGAGCGACAAGGGGCAGTACGGCTTCGAGTACTCGGCCAACGAAAAGGTGGCCTTGGAAGTGGGCATCGGAGCGACCCTGGGCGGGGCCTCGACTCTGGTGACCATGAAACACGTTGGCGTAAACGTGGCCGCGGACCCGCTGATGAGCGTGGCCTATTTCGGTGCCCCCGGCGGACTGGTGCTGCTCAGCGCCGACGATCCTGGCTGTCATTCCAGCCAGAACGAACAGGACAACCGCTACTATGCCCGGCTGGCGGGCATGCCCTGCCTGGAGCCTTCCAGTGCCCAGGAAATGAAGGACATGACCAAGGTGGCCATGGACTTGTCCCGACAGTTTGAGCAGCCGGTGATGTTGCGCACCAGCACCCGGGTCAACCACCAGCGCGGCGAAGTGGTCTTCGGTGACATGCAGCCCCCGGTGCAGGGCGCGCCGTTTGTTTCCGACCCGCGACGGTTCGTCATCGTTCCGGCCGTTGCCCGGGCCAGGCACAAGATCCTGCTGCAAAAGCTGGAAGAATTGCGGCAGGAGGCGGAAAAGTCCCCCTTGAACACGGTCTCCGGACAGGGTGATGCGGGCTGTATCAGTTCGGGCATCAGCCGGGTCTATCTCAAGGATGCCCTGACGGATTTGGACCTGCTGGGCAAGGTCCAGGTTTTGGAACTCGGTTTTTCCTATCCGTTGCCGGTCAAAAAGATCGAAAGCTTTTTGCGCGGACTGTCCAAGGTAATCATCGTGGAAGAGGGCGAGCCGATTCTGGAGACCGAGATCAGCGCCCTGGCCCATCGTTTGGGAATCAGCGTGGAGATCCACGGCAAGAGCGAACATCTCCCCCATTTTGACGAATATTCCTCGCTGATCGTCAAGCAAGGGCTGAGTGCGGCCCTGGGGATGCCTCAGGATGCGGTGAAACCTTGTCCCACCCCGCAAGGCCTGCCCATGCGCCCGCCAAACATGTGTCCCGGCTGTCCGCACCGGGCCGCGTTCTACAGTGTGCGTGAGGTCTTTGGGGACGAGGCCCTCTATTCCTCGGACATCGGCTGCTACACCCTGGGCGTTCTGCCGCCGCTGCGGGCCGCGGACACCTGCGTCTGCATGGGGGCTTCCATCTCCACGGGGACCGGATTGTCCAAGGTCAGCGGGCGTACCGTGGTGGCCTATATCGGAGACTCCACCTTCTTTCATTCCGGAATCACCGGCCTGGCCAATGCCGTCTTCAACCACCACGATATCCTGGTGGTCATCCTGGACAACAAGACCACGGCCATGACCGGCCAACAGCCCCATCCTGGTGTGGAACACACCTCCAAGGGTCCGAACACGGCCCGGGTGGACATTCTGGCCCTGGTCAAGGCCTGTGGGGTGGAGCACGTCCGGGTCCAGAACCCGCTGAACATGAAGGCCACCAAGGAAGTCCTGGAAGAGCTCAAGGCCTTGTCCGGGGTTCGGGTGCTCATCGCCGAGGAGCCGTGTCCGCTTTTTGCCCGGCGGGTCTTGGGCCGCAAGCGTCCGGCCACGGCCGTGGTGGAAGAAGGTTGTGACGGGTGCAACGAGTGCATGGATCATCTCGCCTGTCCGGCCTTCTTCACCCAGGACGGCAAGATGGCCATCAACCCCGATCAGTGCAACGGCTGCATGTTTTGCGTACAACTTTGCGATCATATCAAACCCCGGAAAAGGAGCTGA